In the Magnolia sinica isolate HGM2019 chromosome 15, MsV1, whole genome shotgun sequence genome, one interval contains:
- the LOC131226835 gene encoding putative invertase inhibitor, producing MSRNATDTHEYISRLLENATDPAMKKWLNSCLKSYGYALSGISDAFRDYASKVYENIDFTIQIVGAQALICEHSFGEKGHKSPLSHRNNNLNRLSNIVGAIASIINSPEYD from the coding sequence ATGTCCCGAAATGCTACGGACACTCATGAATACATATCTCGGTTGCTCGAAAATGCAACAGACCCCGCCATGAAGAAATGGCTTAACAGTTGCCTTAAGAGCTACGGTTATGCGCTTTCTGGGATCTCAGATGCATTCAGGGACTACGCTTCTAAGGTTTATGAGAATATCGATTTCACTATTCAGATTGTTGGTGCTCAAGCTCTAATATGCGAACATTCGTTCGGAGAGAAGGGTCATAAATCTCCGTTGAGTCACAGAAATAACAACCTGAATCGTCTTTCTAACATCGTTGGGGCCATTGCATCTATCATTAACTCGCCAGAATATGATTAA